The following are encoded in a window of Flavobacterium psychrotrophum genomic DNA:
- the guaA gene encoding glutamine-hydrolyzing GMP synthase, with the protein MQHNVLILDFGSQYTQLIARRVRELNIFCEIFPYNNPPSDLSSYKAVILSGSPFSVRAEDAPHPDLSNIRGKLPLLAVCYGAQYLAHFNGGEVAPSNIREYGRANLSYIKEGEAFLEGVSAHSQVWMSHSDTIKKLPEGGVVLASTKDVENAAYRIEGETTYAIQYHPEVYHSTEGKLMLENFLVKIAEVPQNFTPNSFVEEIVEELKTKIGNDKVVLGLSGGVDSTVAAVLLNKAIGDNLYCIFVNNGLLRKNEFESVLDQYKDMGLNVKGVDASDRFLSQLAGIDDPETKRKTIGRVFIEVFDDEAHLLTDVKWLAQGTIYPDVIESVSVKGPSATIKSHHNVGGLPDFMKLQVVEPLRMLFKDEVRRVGATLGIDPELLGRHPFPGPGLSIRILGDITPEKVRLLQEVDHVFIQGLKDHGLYDKVWQAGAILLPVNSVGVMGDERTYEKVVALRAVESTDGMTADWVHLPYEFLMKVSNEIINKVKGVNRVVYDISSKPPATIEWE; encoded by the coding sequence ATGCAACACAACGTACTTATTTTAGATTTCGGCTCGCAATACACACAGCTTATTGCGCGCAGGGTTCGCGAGTTAAATATCTTCTGCGAAATTTTCCCTTATAATAATCCACCGTCAGATTTGTCGTCTTACAAGGCGGTTATACTTTCAGGCAGTCCGTTTTCGGTTCGTGCCGAAGATGCCCCGCATCCTGATCTTTCTAACATTCGTGGTAAACTACCGTTACTTGCAGTATGCTACGGTGCACAATACCTTGCCCATTTTAATGGAGGAGAGGTAGCGCCAAGTAACATTCGCGAGTATGGCCGTGCTAACCTTTCTTATATTAAAGAAGGTGAGGCATTCCTGGAAGGTGTTTCTGCACACAGCCAGGTATGGATGAGCCATAGCGATACCATTAAAAAACTGCCTGAGGGCGGAGTGGTGCTTGCAAGCACTAAAGATGTAGAAAATGCGGCTTACCGCATAGAGGGAGAAACTACTTATGCCATACAGTACCATCCTGAAGTATACCACAGTACGGAAGGAAAACTAATGCTGGAAAACTTTTTGGTAAAGATAGCTGAGGTACCTCAAAACTTTACACCAAATAGTTTTGTAGAGGAAATAGTTGAAGAGTTAAAAACTAAGATAGGCAATGATAAAGTAGTGCTTGGCCTTAGCGGCGGGGTAGACTCTACTGTTGCGGCAGTATTGCTAAACAAAGCCATAGGGGATAACCTGTACTGCATTTTTGTAAATAATGGTTTGCTTCGCAAAAATGAATTTGAAAGCGTACTGGATCAGTATAAAGATATGGGACTTAATGTAAAAGGCGTTGACGCTTCAGACAGGTTCCTTTCTCAGCTTGCCGGTATTGATGATCCTGAAACAAAACGTAAAACCATAGGCCGCGTATTTATTGAAGTATTTGATGACGAGGCACACCTGCTTACCGATGTTAAGTGGCTGGCTCAAGGTACTATATATCCTGACGTTATAGAGTCGGTTTCTGTAAAAGGGCCGTCTGCTACTATAAAGTCGCACCACAACGTGGGCGGGCTTCCTGATTTTATGAAACTTCAGGTTGTAGAGCCGCTTCGTATGTTATTTAAAGATGAGGTGCGCCGTGTAGGGGCAACGCTTGGTATAGATCCGGAGCTGTTAGGCCGTCACCCATTCCCGGGTCCGGGATTATCAATCCGTATACTTGGCGACATTACGCCAGAGAAAGTGCGTTTGCTACAAGAAGTAGACCATGTATTTATACAAGGGCTTAAAGATCATGGCCTGTATGACAAAGTTTGGCAGGCCGGCGCCATATTGCTACCTGTAAACAGTGTGGGCGTTATGGGCGATGAGCGCACGTATGAAAAAGTTGTTGCCCTGCGTGCTGTAGAAAGTACCGATGGTATGACTGCAGACTGGGTACACCTGCCTTATGAATTCCTAATGAAGGTAAGTAATGAGATTATAAATAAAGTAAAAGGCGTAAACCGCGTGGTGTATGACATCAGCTCTAAACCGCCTGCAACCATAGAATGGGAATAA
- a CDS encoding LysM peptidoglycan-binding domain-containing protein: MKKEYLFLVMCAFLYIGTVQAQEVSTSEDETAVTDAPKENEELVGHKVTQGETIMMIAKKYKVKPKDIYEYNPTATEGIVANSNINIPMHRAYGRPKQKKDRSISQPEGPLYVSGSSATADVPKD; encoded by the coding sequence ATGAAGAAGGAATATCTCTTTTTAGTAATGTGCGCATTTCTGTACATAGGTACAGTACAGGCACAGGAAGTAAGTACGAGTGAAGATGAAACAGCCGTTACTGATGCACCAAAGGAAAATGAAGAACTTGTAGGGCATAAGGTAACACAGGGCGAAACGATTATGATGATTGCCAAAAAGTATAAGGTAAAGCCTAAGGATATTTATGAATACAACCCAACTGCTACCGAGGGTATAGTTGCAAACAGTAATATTAATATACCAATGCACCGTGCCTACGGACGCCCTAAACAAAAAAAAGACAGGAGCATTAGCCAGCCCGAAGGGCCGCTGTATGTTTCAGGCAGTTCCGCAACGGCAGATGTACCTAAAGATTAA